CGTGCCGTCCGCGGCGGCCACCCGCGGCAGCAGCGGCGAGGCCGCGGTGACCCGCAGCAACTCGGCCGCCAGGGCCGGGCGAAGTGCCTCGTCGGCTGCCTGGTCCCACAGCCCCGCGTCGGCGCACCAGGCCACGGCCCGCGGCAGCGCCGCCACGGTGGTGTTCACGGCGGCCACCGCCACCATCGCCGCGAGCGCGCCGTCGACACCGTGCCCGCGCATGTGCCGGGTGGGACAGGGCCGGTGGGCCGCACGGGCGTCTTCCGCCGCCTCGCCGCCCAGCAGGTCGCGGAGCCGGCCGGCGGCCCGGGCGGCGGCGGCCTCGGCGCGCGGGCGGCGGGGGCCGGGCAGGTGGCTGCGTACGGCGGCGGCCGCGGCCTCGGCGGCGGCCCGCGCGACCCCGTACGGGTCGGCGCCGGAGCCGAGCAGCGCGCACACCACCGTCCCGGACAGTTCCCGGGCCAGCTCGACGAGGTCCACCTCCCGGCCCTCGGCGAGCGGCGCGAGACGGCGTACGAGCAGGGGCTGCCAGCGGGCCCGCAGCTCCTCCACCCCGGCGGTGCCGAGGCCGCCCGCGAGGTCCCGCCGGTCGGCCCGGTGCCCGCCGCCCTCCTGGTCGAAGAGCACACCCCCGTCGCCCCCCAGCGCGGAGCGCGCCGCGGCGCCGGTGGTGCCCTCGGCGGTCCGGTCGAGCGGCAGCCCGGTCAGCGCCTCCCGGTAGGCGTCCGTGCCGTGCACCAGCATGGTCCGGCCCAGTCGGCGCACGGGACGGCCGCGGGTGGCGGCGAGCAGCCCGAACAGCACGGGATGGCCGCCCAGATAGACCCGGCGGTCACGGCGACGCGCCCGGGCATGCGACGTGGGACTCATCAGGGCGGTACCTCCGTGGAACGTGCGGACGAGGGGAAAGAGCGGGCTGCCACGGCCGTACGCCGCCCCCGGCCGGCGGCGCGGCTCCGGCTCGGCGGCCCGGACACCGGCCGCCGGGCCGCGCGGACGCGGTATGGGGCCCAGGCCTGGCGGCTCGGCCGGCGCCTGACGGCAAGAACAACGGCGTGGTGGCCGTAACACAGGCGGCCCTGCGGCTCGGCGCGGACAGCGGTACGGCGGCCCGGACACGGGCCGGTGGCCGGCATGCCGGCCGCCGGGCCGCGCGGACGCGGTATCGGGCGCAGGGAGGCGGCTGGGCCGTGGCCTGACGCCTCGAACGACGGCGTGGTGGCCCGGACACCGGGCCCGGCGGCGCGGCTCCGGCCGGGTGGCTCGGCCCCGGCCCGGCGGCCCGGACACCGGCCCGGCGGGGGTTGCTGTCGGCGCGGTGGGGCCGGTTCTCACGCCGGGCCCAGGTGCCGGGCCGCCAGGGCGGCCGTCGCCGCACGGTCCGGTTTGCGCGAGCGCCCCGACAGCGGGATCCGCGCGAGGAGCACCTCGTCCGGGCGGGCCGTGCCCATCCGGGCGACCGGCTCCGACAGGGCCGCGCGCAGCGCCGGTTCGTCAGCGCCGCGCTGCGGCTGCACGACGGCGACGAGGCGTTCGTCGCCGTCGCCCGCCGGGATCCCGACGAGCACGGCCAGCTCCACCCCCGGCACGTGCAGGGCGGGCTCGTACAGGCCCGGGTAGATGTTCTCGGCCCGGCGCAGCACCATGTCCTTGCACCGGCCCTCCAGGACGATCCGGCCCCCGGCGTCCAGCCGCGCCCGGTCGCCCGTACGCACCCACGGATCGGGATCCTCGCCGAGGTAGCGGTGGCGGGCCGCCGGCCCGGCCAGCAGCAGCTGGCCGTCGCCGTCCCGGTCGGCCCGTACGCCGGGCAGCGGGGCCCCGACCAGGTCCCCGGCCCCCTCGAAGGCGGACTTCTCCCGGGACTCGACCGCCGCGGCGGGGAACAGTTCGGTGAGCGCGTACACACCCCAGGCCTCCGCCGCGCCCGCGTCCCGTACGCGTTCCAGCAGGCCGGCGCCTGCCGGGGCGGAGCCCGTCCACACCCGGCCGTGGAACCGGGCGCCGGCCCCCAGAGCGTCCCGCAGCCGGGGCGGGGTCAGATAGCTGTCGCAGGGCCGCAGCCGGTGCAACTGCCGTGCCAGTACCCGGGCGTTGCCGGCCGGCAGGGCCACGGCGGCGCCGCGGGTCAGGGCGGGGACGAGGACGAAGAAGGTGCCGCCGAGCACCGGATCGTCCCCGCGGGCGTCGAACAGGGAGGAGACCGTCGCCATGCCCGCCGAAAGGCTCGCCCGGGTGTGCACCACGGCGCGCGGCCGGGAGGTGGTCCCGGAGGTGAACACGATCACCGCGTCGGCGTCGCCGTCCACGGCGGCGGACGCGGGCACGCCGAGCCGCGGAGCCCCCGGGTCCAGTGCGGGCGCGCACCCCGGCAGCCGGGGTCCGACGGTGGCCACCGGGCCCAGGCCTGCCAGGTCGGGCAGGGCGAGCCCGGCGCGGCGGGCCAGCGGCCGGGCCCAGCCCGCCACGGCCTGCGCGGCCGCGTCGGCCAGCACCAGCGCGGGCCGCGCCAGCGCGAGGCGGGCCCGCAGGACGTCGGGCCCGGCGCCCGGGTCCAGGACGGCCCCGCGCAGCCCCAGCCGCCACAGCGCCAGCAGCATGGCGAGGGCCCGCGGTCCGGGGCGTACGGCGACCCCGACGGTGTCGCCGGCGCGCAGCCCGCGCGCGTGCAGGGCGGCGGCGAACGCGTCGGCCAGCTCGGCGACGTCGCCGCGGGTGGCCCGCACCCGGGGCGCGCCGGTACGGGTCGCGGTGAGGACGGCGGGCCGCTCGGGGCGGCTGCGCAGCGCGTGGTCGAGTCGGTCCAGCATCAGCGGGGGTCGTCCGTTCCGTGTGGTCCGCTGCCCTGGTCCAGGTACCAGCGGGCGGTGCCGGCGATCCCGTAGGCCCGCAGGCGCCGCGTCGAGTTCTCCACGACCATCTCCCGGCAGTGGACGATCCGGTCGGTGTGGCGGCGTACGGCGTTGAGGAACAGCCGGTCGGTCGGCGAGGGGCGCCGCGGCATCCCGCCGACGGCCAGGTACAGCTCGGCGGTGATCGCCATGTTGTTCCCGGCGTGCATGCGGTACGGGGCACGGTAGCCGTGGCGGCGGGCGTGCCGCGGCCGCAGCCGCCCGAAGAGGGCGGCGAGCACCACCAGCACGGCGAAACCGGCCCGACCCAGCGGGCCGTGCTCGTCGCGCCGGGCCGTGATCCGCCCGCACACCAGCCCGGGCCGGCGGGTGAGCGCGGCCCGCGCGGCCGCCGTCCAGCCGGGCCGGGGCAGGCAGTCGGCGTCGGTGCGGGCGAGGAACGCCGCCCCCCGGCCGATCGCGTACCGGAAACCGGTGTCCACGGCGGATCCGACACCCTTCTCGGGCTCCTCGACCACCTCCACCGGGAAGGGCGCGGCGGCCGCGAACTCCCGGGCGACGGCTCCCGTGCCGTCCGCCGAGGCGTTGTCGACTACGAGGAGGGTGAAGTCCAGGTCCCGCTGCGCGGCGAGCGCCCGCAGGGTGTCCGCGAGCCGGGCCTCCTCGTCGTGCGCGGGCACCACGACCCACATGCGGCTCACGACTTCTCCCAGACCATCGTCATGATGCTGATGCCGCCGCCCAGGCCGACGAACAGCACCCGCTCGCCCGGCGCCAGCTGCGGGAACACCCGGTCCAACTGCACCCCGATGCTCGCGCTCGCGATGTTGCCGAGCTCGGGCACGGTCACCACCAGCTTGTCGGCGGGCACCCCGGTCAGTTCGGCGAACCGCTCCAGGTACGGGACCGTCACCTGGTGCACGAGCACCTTCGCGAAGCCGTCCCACGACATCCCCGTGCGGTGCAGCGTCCGGTCGATGACGGCGGTGCCCACCTTCTCGAAGACGCCGCGCAGTTCGTGCCCGTCACCGCGGAAGTAGGTGTACGCGTCCCCGCGCGGGTGGCGCGAACCGCCGCCGGGTATGCCGCCGACCTCCCAGTGCTCCGAGTGGGTCTCGGTGTCCACGTAGAGGATGCCGCCGCGCTCCACGGCCTCCACCACGACGGCGGCGCCGGCGTCGCCGAAGGTGTAGCCGGCGAAGGCGTCGCGCAGCTCCGCCGGTCCGGACGGGTCCTTGCGCACCGCCCGGCTCGGGGTCTCGCCGGTCACCACCAGGGCCCGCCGGGCCCGGCCGGCGAGGATCATCGACCGGGCGAGGTCGATGCCGTTCACGAAGCTGTTGCAGGCGTTGGCGACGTCCAGGGCGTGGGCCCGCGAGCCCAGTTCCGCCTGCACGATGTGCGCGGTCGCCGGCTCGACCATGTCGCGGGACGCGGAGGCGAAGAGCAGCAGGTCGATGTCGAGGGGCGACAGCGCGGCGGAGTCCAGGGCCCGGCGGGCGGCGCCCACGGCGAGCGTCGACGCGTACACGCCCTCGCCCGCGACCCGGCGGGAGACGATCCCGGTGGCCTGCGTCAGCAGCCTCGGCGGCAGCGCCAGACCACTGCGGCGCGCCACCTCCCCCTGAAGGGCCTCGGAGGACACCACCTCGGCGGGCAGGAAGCTGCCGACGGCGGTCGGCCCGGCGCTGCGGGGCGGGTCACACGGCTCGATGAACATGTCCACACGATGGCAAGGCGGGCGCGGCCCGGGCCTGAGTACGGATGCTCAGTTCGCGGGGGTGCGGTGCGCGGCCCAGATGAGTAGGAACGCCGCGTTCCGGCCATGTGTCCCGTTCCCGCCGTCTGTTGTGCGCCGGCGGTTCGCCGTACCCTCGCGGCGGCGCGGCAGCGGGCGGGCGAGACGTCGCGGACACGACCTCAGGGCCGCACCGCAGTGCCGTCCGTTTTCCATGTGTACGGCGCGGTGTCACGAAGGCATCTCCGTCCGGTACCCCGGGACCGCTGTCCTTGGGGCGCCCCTCGACTCCCCCCTCACCCCCAGAGGTCGTCACCCCATGGCAGAACTCGACCGTCGCAGGTTCCTGCAGATAGCGGGCGGCACGGCCGCCCTCGCGATGCTGAACGACAGCGTCGCGCGGGCCGCCG
This DNA window, taken from Streptomyces sp. TN58, encodes the following:
- a CDS encoding cytochrome P450; this encodes MSPTSHARARRRDRRVYLGGHPVLFGLLAATRGRPVRRLGRTMLVHGTDAYREALTGLPLDRTAEGTTGAAARSALGGDGGVLFDQEGGGHRADRRDLAGGLGTAGVEELRARWQPLLVRRLAPLAEGREVDLVELARELSGTVVCALLGSGADPYGVARAAAEAAAAAVRSHLPGPRRPRAEAAAARAAGRLRDLLGGEAAEDARAAHRPCPTRHMRGHGVDGALAAMVAVAAVNTTVAALPRAVAWCADAGLWDQAADEALRPALAAELLRVTAASPLLPRVAAADGTVGGCPVRAGDRLLLVARHAADAHRRDPDARDPAEPAVSRLVFGAGAHTCPGARLAAVQLADVLAALAPHRPVVTRARVDRGAALPGWRTLCLRAAS
- a CDS encoding AMP-binding protein yields the protein MLDRLDHALRSRPERPAVLTATRTGAPRVRATRGDVAELADAFAAALHARGLRAGDTVGVAVRPGPRALAMLLALWRLGLRGAVLDPGAGPDVLRARLALARPALVLADAAAQAVAGWARPLARRAGLALPDLAGLGPVATVGPRLPGCAPALDPGAPRLGVPASAAVDGDADAVIVFTSGTTSRPRAVVHTRASLSAGMATVSSLFDARGDDPVLGGTFFVLVPALTRGAAVALPAGNARVLARQLHRLRPCDSYLTPPRLRDALGAGARFHGRVWTGSAPAGAGLLERVRDAGAAEAWGVYALTELFPAAAVESREKSAFEGAGDLVGAPLPGVRADRDGDGQLLLAGPAARHRYLGEDPDPWVRTGDRARLDAGGRIVLEGRCKDMVLRRAENIYPGLYEPALHVPGVELAVLVGIPAGDGDERLVAVVQPQRGADEPALRAALSEPVARMGTARPDEVLLARIPLSGRSRKPDRAATAALAARHLGPA
- a CDS encoding glycosyltransferase family 2 protein: MWVVVPAHDEEARLADTLRALAAQRDLDFTLLVVDNASADGTGAVAREFAAAAPFPVEVVEEPEKGVGSAVDTGFRYAIGRGAAFLARTDADCLPRPGWTAAARAALTRRPGLVCGRITARRDEHGPLGRAGFAVLVVLAALFGRLRPRHARRHGYRAPYRMHAGNNMAITAELYLAVGGMPRRPSPTDRLFLNAVRRHTDRIVHCREMVVENSTRRLRAYGIAGTARWYLDQGSGPHGTDDPR
- a CDS encoding 3-oxoacyl-ACP synthase III family protein is translated as MFIEPCDPPRSAGPTAVGSFLPAEVVSSEALQGEVARRSGLALPPRLLTQATGIVSRRVAGEGVYASTLAVGAARRALDSAALSPLDIDLLLFASASRDMVEPATAHIVQAELGSRAHALDVANACNSFVNGIDLARSMILAGRARRALVVTGETPSRAVRKDPSGPAELRDAFAGYTFGDAGAAVVVEAVERGGILYVDTETHSEHWEVGGIPGGGSRHPRGDAYTYFRGDGHELRGVFEKVGTAVIDRTLHRTGMSWDGFAKVLVHQVTVPYLERFAELTGVPADKLVVTVPELGNIASASIGVQLDRVFPQLAPGERVLFVGLGGGISIMTMVWEKS